Proteins encoded together in one Chryseobacterium taklimakanense window:
- a CDS encoding ParA family protein — protein MIITFATQKGGTGKTTLAIAFANYLSRISTRKIKVFDFDYQKSFFNKWREDADSELPKLYEVEVIGEDDDEPPFEDLEQVVDLKESKDLFLFDLAGTLDQRYSDVLVYSDFIIIPFEYSDVSVKSTLVFKNLLGLLESEAERIFIRSKYDKGYKYLNQKEMDIELAKYGTLLENPVFKRNCLQTIDTRKLTYEQKYAVKKPFDEIIQQISEVKKVAL, from the coding sequence ATGATCATCACATTTGCCACCCAAAAAGGCGGAACAGGGAAAACCACCCTCGCCATCGCATTCGCCAACTATCTCTCCAGAATTTCTACAAGGAAGATCAAGGTGTTTGATTTCGACTACCAAAAATCCTTCTTCAACAAATGGAGGGAGGATGCGGACTCGGAACTGCCCAAACTCTACGAGGTGGAAGTCATTGGCGAAGATGACGATGAGCCGCCTTTCGAGGACTTGGAACAGGTTGTCGACCTGAAAGAAAGCAAAGACCTGTTCCTGTTCGATCTGGCGGGAACACTGGACCAGAGATACAGCGATGTTTTGGTGTACAGCGACTTCATCATCATTCCCTTTGAGTATTCCGATGTGTCCGTAAAATCAACCTTGGTATTCAAAAATCTTCTGGGTTTGTTGGAAAGCGAGGCGGAAAGAATCTTCATCCGCTCCAAATACGACAAGGGCTACAAATATCTCAACCAAAAGGAAATGGATATCGAGTTGGCAAAATACGGAACTCTACTAGAAAATCCCGTGTTCAAGAGAAACTGCCTCCAAACCATCGACACGAGAAAACTCACCTACGAGCAAAAATACGCCGTAAAGAAGCCGTTCGACGAAATTATACAGCAGATCAGCGAGGTCAAAAAAGTTGCGCTTTAA
- a CDS encoding DUF3347 domain-containing protein: MKNLIVAMTVMLFGVSAYAQNTGNLLNNYISVKNALVSSDSKAASTAITALNEAVKSEGNFAQKAELQKATDKLSKAGNNLEKQRAAFNDVSTVLWKLVKGSDKVTQPVYYQYCPMKKAYWLSKEKEIKNPYYGSSMLTCGKVAETK, encoded by the coding sequence ATGAAAAATCTAATAGTAGCAATGACCGTAATGTTGTTTGGAGTTTCTGCTTATGCACAGAATACAGGCAACCTGTTGAACAACTACATCAGCGTAAAAAATGCTTTAGTAAGCAGCGATAGCAAAGCGGCAAGCACCGCCATTACCGCACTGAATGAAGCCGTAAAAAGTGAGGGCAATTTTGCACAGAAAGCAGAATTGCAGAAAGCCACAGACAAGTTAAGCAAAGCAGGTAATAACCTTGAAAAGCAAAGAGCCGCTTTCAACGATGTATCTACCGTACTGTGGAAATTGGTAAAAGGTTCTGACAAAGTCACCCAACCTGTTTACTACCAATATTGCCCGATGAAAAAAGCATATTGGTTGAGCAAAGAAAAGGAAATTAAAAATCCTTACTACGGTTCCTCTATGCTTACCTGTGGTAAGGTTGCCGAAACTAAATAA
- a CDS encoding heavy-metal-associated domain-containing protein — MESKNLQFKTNLNCSNCVSKVQADLDNAGGICEWNVDTTNTDKILTVKAEGITEDEIVAIIKKKGFKAEPISQ, encoded by the coding sequence ATGGAAAGCAAAAATCTTCAATTCAAGACAAACCTTAATTGCAGTAACTGTGTATCAAAAGTGCAGGCAGATTTAGATAACGCAGGCGGTATCTGCGAATGGAACGTTGATACTACGAACACCGATAAAATACTTACTGTAAAAGCAGAGGGTATTACCGAAGACGAGATTGTCGCCATCATCAAGAAAAAAGGGTTTAAAGCTGAACCCATTTCACAATAA
- the hppD gene encoding 4-hydroxyphenylpyruvate dioxygenase, with the protein MTNDLKNVEYGLDKIFEGAQDFLPILGTDYVEFYVGNAKQAAHYYKSAFGFQSLAYAGLETGLQDRASYVVKQDKVRLVLTTGMRSNSEINEHVKKHGDGIKVVGLWVEDARKAFEETTKRGAKAYMEPTVTTDENGEMVQSGIYAYGETIFMFTERKNYNGVFMPGYEHWETEYNPAPAGLKYIDHMVGNVDWNQMDTWVKWFEDIMGFENFLSFDDKQVSTEYSALMSKVMANGNGRIKFPINEPAEGKKKSQIEEYLEFYEGEGVQHIAVTTDDIVKTVNDLKSRGVEFLSRPPQAYYDAIPERLKAHMHRFKEDIKELQELGILIDADEEGYLLQIFTRPVEDRPTFFFEVIQRMGARGFGAGNFKALFQSIEREQERRGTL; encoded by the coding sequence ATGACAAACGATTTAAAAAACGTCGAATACGGATTGGATAAGATATTCGAGGGTGCACAAGACTTTTTACCGATTTTAGGAACCGACTATGTGGAATTTTATGTTGGCAATGCGAAGCAGGCCGCCCACTATTACAAATCCGCTTTCGGGTTCCAGTCGTTGGCTTATGCCGGACTGGAAACAGGCTTGCAGGACAGGGCTTCCTACGTGGTAAAGCAGGACAAAGTACGATTAGTCTTAACTACCGGGATGCGCTCTAATTCCGAAATCAACGAACACGTAAAGAAACACGGCGATGGTATCAAAGTAGTTGGGCTTTGGGTAGAAGATGCCCGTAAAGCCTTTGAAGAAACTACGAAAAGAGGTGCTAAAGCCTATATGGAACCAACCGTAACCACTGACGAAAACGGAGAAATGGTACAATCTGGCATTTATGCGTATGGCGAAACGATTTTTATGTTTACCGAACGCAAAAATTACAATGGCGTATTTATGCCGGGCTATGAGCATTGGGAAACCGAATACAACCCTGCACCTGCGGGGCTGAAATATATTGACCATATGGTGGGCAACGTGGACTGGAACCAAATGGATACCTGGGTAAAATGGTTTGAGGATATAATGGGATTTGAAAATTTCTTATCGTTCGACGATAAGCAAGTTTCTACCGAATATTCAGCCCTGATGTCTAAGGTAATGGCAAACGGCAATGGTAGAATTAAATTCCCTATAAACGAACCCGCTGAGGGCAAAAAGAAATCACAGATTGAAGAGTACCTTGAGTTTTACGAGGGCGAGGGAGTTCAGCATATTGCCGTAACTACGGACGATATTGTAAAGACGGTAAACGACCTTAAATCAAGAGGTGTCGAATTTCTATCAAGACCGCCACAGGCATATTATGATGCCATTCCTGAACGTTTAAAAGCACATATGCACCGCTTTAAAGAAGATATTAAGGAATTGCAGGAGTTGGGTATTCTGATTGATGCGGACGAAGAGGGCTATTTATTACAAATCTTTACCCGCCCGGTTGAAGACCGCCCAACATTCTTCTTTGAGGTCATCCAAAGAATGGGTGCAAGAGGTTTCGGAGCAGGAAACTTTAAAGCATTGTTCCAGTCTATTGAAAGAGAGCAGGAAAGAAGAGGAACCTTGTAG
- a CDS encoding RteC domain-containing protein, with amino-acid sequence MIDYCQTIISELDDRINELTYEPSNSLVSYENAIGLVLQKLEEIKKYIKKNGFKDDEEEILFFKQLKPQLVSKLIYFNSIYKIETKRPRGGDKTIKKYLNVELSKIKRYFDANLEFYKYYRTNSTHLDNKFFLRGKHDIKLSLDTYYFEADHNFTTSHDYKVAKIIANDLIQVYLEDQLSNNNQRKLFETTPLNWTGSKTSLIELIYSLHSQGSIDNGNADIKIIAKTFENMFNIDLGDFYHSYLELKGRKINRTKFLDSLRDALIKRMDEQDEK; translated from the coding sequence ATGATAGATTATTGCCAAACTATAATAAGCGAATTAGACGATAGAATAAATGAATTGACCTATGAGCCGAGTAATTCACTGGTATCGTATGAAAATGCTATTGGACTGGTCTTACAGAAACTTGAAGAGATAAAGAAATACATTAAGAAAAATGGCTTTAAAGATGATGAAGAGGAAATACTATTTTTCAAGCAGTTAAAACCGCAGTTGGTTTCTAAGCTCATCTACTTCAATTCGATTTACAAGATTGAAACCAAAAGACCACGTGGAGGGGATAAAACCATCAAGAAATATCTTAATGTAGAGCTTTCCAAAATCAAACGATATTTCGATGCCAATCTGGAATTTTACAAGTATTATAGAACCAACAGCACCCACCTCGACAATAAATTCTTTTTGCGTGGCAAGCACGATATAAAGTTAAGTTTAGACACGTATTATTTTGAAGCCGACCATAATTTCACAACATCCCACGATTACAAGGTTGCCAAGATTATTGCCAACGATTTGATACAGGTTTATCTTGAAGACCAGTTGAGTAATAACAATCAGAGAAAGCTATTTGAAACCACACCTTTGAACTGGACGGGCAGCAAAACTTCACTCATTGAATTGATTTATTCACTGCATTCGCAGGGTTCCATTGACAACGGGAATGCCGACATTAAAATCATTGCCAAGACCTTTGAGAATATGTTTAATATTGACTTAGGGGATTTCTACCATTCCTATTTGGAACTGAAAGGCAGGAAGATAAACCGAACGAAGTTCCTTGATAGTCTTCGGGATGCACTTATCAAAAGAATGGACGAGCAAGACGAAAAATAA
- a CDS encoding multicopper oxidase family protein, whose product MDNQKNFYKKLLPLTLLALFISQVSIAQKVVHYDLYVKDTVVNFAGKEKRAIAINGQIPMPTLEFTEGDTAEIVVHNQLKESTSLHWHGLFLPNKEDGVPFLTQMPIEPGTTYTYRFPIIQTGTHWYHSHSGLQEQIGMYGSFIMHKRANDKTFRKGIDDLPEIPIMLSEWTNLNPNNVHRMLHAASDWFAIRKGATQSYAEAIRSGKFKTKLTNEWKRMLAMDVSDVYYDRVMMNGNHHTDLKSIDGKPLKAGDKVRLRISNGGASSYFWLRYAGGKITVVASDGNDVEPVEVDRLIIAVSETYDVVVTIPEDGKAFEFMATTEDRTQSTSYFIGNGKKQLVGEMPRLKYFEGMQMMNDMMKMNGDLDDMGMNMSLNQMDMNVVMYPEITGEEKSKKSKDKEPAMEHHGDHNMSKDEDPNRYNANALSDIKTLNYSMLKSPHNTTLPADAPVKELKFTLTGNMNRYVWSMDNKVLTETDKIPVKKGEVLRITIYNNSMMRHPIHLHGFDFRVLNEHGENAPMKNIIDIMPMETDTIEFLANTEGDWFFHCHILYHMMAGMNRVFAVDDYKNPELPNKAKAYKMLQRESNMPHLMAQSDFATNGIDGEAMLMNARYSLGTEWRLGYNDMHGYEVETHLGRYIGKMQWLMPFVGFDWRYRRMGMDEHEKNLFGQVNKKDNRAAVSLGVMYTLPMLVNVQAEVYHDGIFRVSLMREDIPISRRLRAGFMVNTDLEYMADLRYILTRHIGIRAHYDSDMGFGAGLSLNY is encoded by the coding sequence ATGGATAATCAAAAAAATTTTTACAAAAAGCTGTTGCCGCTAACCCTGTTGGCACTCTTCATATCACAAGTCAGCATTGCCCAAAAGGTAGTTCATTACGACCTGTATGTAAAAGATACGGTGGTAAACTTTGCAGGCAAGGAGAAGAGGGCAATCGCTATAAACGGGCAAATCCCGATGCCCACACTTGAATTTACAGAGGGCGACACGGCGGAAATCGTAGTGCATAACCAGTTAAAAGAAAGTACATCCCTGCACTGGCACGGCTTGTTCCTGCCCAACAAAGAAGACGGCGTACCCTTCTTAACACAAATGCCGATTGAGCCGGGCACAACCTATACTTACCGTTTCCCGATTATCCAGACAGGAACGCATTGGTATCATTCCCATTCAGGTTTACAGGAGCAAATTGGTATGTACGGCAGCTTTATAATGCACAAAAGGGCTAATGATAAAACATTCAGAAAAGGAATTGACGATTTGCCGGAAATCCCCATTATGCTAAGCGAATGGACGAACCTCAATCCCAACAATGTACACCGTATGTTGCACGCTGCAAGTGATTGGTTTGCGATAAGGAAAGGCGCAACACAAAGCTACGCCGAAGCCATTAGAAGCGGTAAATTCAAAACCAAGCTGACCAACGAATGGAAGCGTATGTTGGCAATGGACGTGAGCGATGTGTATTACGACCGTGTAATGATGAATGGTAATCATCATACCGATTTAAAAAGCATTGACGGCAAGCCCTTAAAAGCAGGTGATAAAGTACGCTTGCGCATTTCCAATGGCGGTGCATCGTCTTACTTTTGGCTACGCTACGCAGGCGGTAAAATTACCGTAGTGGCAAGTGATGGTAACGATGTGGAGCCTGTTGAGGTGGACAGACTGATAATTGCTGTATCTGAAACTTACGATGTGGTCGTTACCATTCCCGAAGACGGTAAAGCGTTTGAGTTTATGGCAACCACTGAAGACCGCACCCAATCCACAAGTTATTTTATTGGAAACGGTAAAAAACAGTTAGTAGGGGAAATGCCACGCCTGAAATATTTTGAGGGTATGCAGATGATGAACGATATGATGAAGATGAACGGCGACCTTGACGATATGGGAATGAATATGAGCCTGAACCAAATGGATATGAACGTAGTAATGTACCCGGAGATTACAGGCGAAGAAAAAAGTAAGAAAAGTAAGGATAAAGAGCCAGCTATGGAGCATCACGGCGACCATAATATGAGCAAGGACGAAGACCCCAACCGCTATAATGCCAATGCGTTGAGCGATATTAAAACACTGAATTACTCAATGTTGAAATCGCCGCATAATACCACGCTTCCGGCAGATGCCCCGGTCAAGGAACTGAAATTTACTTTAACGGGAAATATGAACCGTTACGTTTGGAGTATGGATAATAAGGTTTTGACAGAAACGGATAAGATACCTGTTAAAAAAGGCGAAGTATTAAGGATTACGATTTACAATAACTCAATGATGCGCCACCCGATACACCTGCACGGTTTTGATTTCAGGGTACTGAATGAGCACGGCGAAAATGCACCGATGAAAAACATCATCGACATTATGCCGATGGAAACCGATACCATAGAGTTCCTTGCCAATACCGAGGGCGATTGGTTTTTTCATTGTCATATCCTGTATCATATGATGGCGGGAATGAACAGGGTGTTTGCAGTGGACGATTATAAAAATCCTGAATTGCCCAACAAGGCTAAAGCCTACAAGATGTTACAGCGTGAAAGCAATATGCCGCACCTGATGGCGCAGAGCGATTTTGCTACCAACGGTATAGACGGGGAAGCAATGCTGATGAATGCCCGTTACAGCTTAGGCACGGAGTGGCGTTTGGGTTACAACGATATGCACGGTTACGAAGTTGAAACCCATTTAGGGCGTTACATCGGTAAAATGCAATGGCTGATGCCTTTTGTCGGCTTCGACTGGCGATACCGCAGAATGGGAATGGACGAGCACGAGAAAAACCTCTTCGGACAGGTTAATAAAAAGGACAACAGGGCTGCTGTGAGCTTAGGGGTAATGTACACCTTACCGATGTTGGTTAATGTACAGGCAGAAGTTTACCACGATGGTATTTTCAGGGTTTCATTGATGCGGGAGGATATACCTATCTCCAGACGGTTAAGAGCCGGGTTTATGGTCAATACCGATTTGGAGTATATGGCAGACCTGCGGTACATCCTGACAAGGCATATCGGTATCAGGGCGCACTATGATAGTGATATGGGCTTTGGTGCAGGGCTTTCGCTCAATTACTAA
- a CDS encoding relaxase/mobilization nuclease domain-containing protein gives MIVKIIPASGSDFHGVQYNDKKMEKGTGELMLMKNFPSFINGESSPEQVRDYFKSISKNEKVKKPQFHAVISAKYQNHGKEEITEIAKDFMQEMGYGKQPFIVVYHSDTENNHVHIVSTRVDKQTGKKINDSYERLKAQKALADTLEKRYGVSSEEKLEKLLNYQIASLSQLELLLERSGFKLTKDTNDENDFSILKNGVKLKTIHGNQISFTPNSDNGRMRQLKAILSKYKDLCSNKVFKVEDRRAQESLLPEERHSDHWKPKIEFESELQKKLRDIYGLDVVFHHKDGQKPFGYSIIDHKSGKVFKGSEIMKMDDLFEMTDEKIDKKLFESLKDYNLADSFSKQILMEHLKRQNPENAIIEFMLFESKKIKNREVFNAIKNEVKDYVETQNNKDVHLIKSEDGKYYAVHSKLHYVGSLENLIGENAYQKFLNPSKELTPESRDENLSKELDRTIDDLIFQFTKPSGGTGRDPAEEELRKRRKNKKRT, from the coding sequence ATGATTGTCAAGATTATTCCTGCTTCAGGCTCGGATTTTCACGGCGTTCAGTACAACGACAAAAAGATGGAGAAAGGAACAGGAGAACTGATGCTGATGAAAAACTTTCCCTCCTTCATCAATGGGGAAAGCAGTCCGGAGCAGGTTCGGGACTACTTCAAATCCATTTCAAAAAATGAGAAGGTAAAGAAACCACAGTTCCACGCCGTCATTTCTGCAAAATATCAGAATCATGGCAAGGAAGAAATCACCGAAATCGCCAAAGACTTCATGCAGGAAATGGGCTACGGAAAACAGCCGTTCATAGTTGTTTACCACAGCGACACCGAGAACAACCACGTCCATATCGTCTCCACAAGGGTTGACAAGCAGACCGGAAAGAAAATCAACGACAGTTACGAACGCTTGAAAGCCCAAAAAGCATTGGCAGATACACTAGAAAAACGATACGGAGTAAGTTCCGAGGAAAAATTAGAAAAACTGCTAAACTATCAAATTGCTTCACTCAGCCAACTGGAACTCCTGCTTGAAAGAAGCGGGTTCAAACTAACTAAAGACACAAATGATGAAAATGACTTTTCCATTCTGAAGAACGGGGTAAAACTTAAAACCATCCACGGTAACCAAATCAGTTTTACCCCCAATTCGGACAACGGACGAATGAGACAGCTGAAAGCCATTTTGAGCAAATACAAAGACCTCTGTTCCAATAAAGTCTTCAAGGTAGAGGACAGAAGGGCGCAGGAATCACTGCTACCGGAAGAAAGGCACAGCGACCATTGGAAACCCAAGATAGAGTTCGAGAGCGAGCTCCAGAAAAAATTGCGGGACATCTACGGACTGGATGTGGTCTTCCACCACAAGGACGGACAGAAACCCTTCGGATACAGCATCATCGACCACAAATCGGGAAAGGTGTTCAAGGGAAGTGAGATCATGAAGATGGACGACCTGTTTGAGATGACCGATGAGAAAATTGACAAGAAACTTTTTGAAAGTCTAAAGGACTATAATCTGGCGGACAGTTTTTCAAAACAAATATTAATGGAGCATCTGAAACGCCAGAATCCCGAAAACGCTATAATAGAATTTATGCTTTTCGAGTCTAAGAAAATAAAGAACAGGGAGGTTTTCAACGCCATAAAAAACGAGGTAAAGGATTATGTCGAAACACAGAATAACAAGGATGTCCACCTCATAAAATCGGAAGATGGAAAATATTATGCCGTCCACTCCAAACTGCATTATGTGGGTTCATTGGAAAACTTAATTGGAGAGAATGCCTATCAAAAATTCCTCAATCCAAGCAAAGAATTGACACCGGAAAGTAGAGATGAAAATCTTTCCAAGGAACTGGATAGAACCATAGACGACCTGATTTTCCAATTCACCAAACCGTCGGGAGGAACAGGGAGAGACCCTGCCGAAGAAGAGTTAAGAAAAAGACGCAAAAATAAAAAAAGAACATAA
- a CDS encoding heavy-metal-associated domain-containing protein, whose protein sequence is MENTEFQFKTNLNCGGCVSKVKADLDSADGICEWNVDTANNDKILTVKSEGITQDEIVAIVKKKGFKAEPLAV, encoded by the coding sequence ATGGAAAATACAGAATTTCAGTTCAAGACCAATCTTAATTGTGGTGGTTGTGTATCAAAGGTAAAAGCGGATTTGGATAGTGCGGACGGTATCTGCGAATGGAATGTAGATACAGCTAACAATGACAAAATTCTAACCGTAAAATCAGAGGGCATAACACAAGATGAAATAGTTGCCATCGTTAAGAAAAAAGGCTTTAAAGCAGAACCATTAGCGGTTTAA
- a CDS encoding MFS transporter, translating to MTAKIKWNNVYLLFTSQALFQTASILVITLSGVVGLQMAPDKNLATLPLAMITVGTAGMMIPASLIIRKLGQRNAFMIGTLIGVLSGLVSWYAIIQNSFWLFSVGNMLIGAYQGFSQYYRFAAADAVPDNAKSKAISFVIAGGVVAAFAGPNLARFTQHLGAVPYAYSYFSIILLSVVALGVVSFLKLQRTSAVQTKEAVKKGRPLKEIIKNKDTILAILASSTAFAVMGMSMTVTPIAMHSVGHSSDSSATVIQWHVLGMFLPSFFTGMLIQKFGVYRIIISGLAILSLYIVIALMGTGFVHFVSALFIVGLGWNFLFIGGSSLLTKVYRPEEKEKTQAFHDFTVFAVISIASFFAGGLFNYWGWNGVNIALIPMLIITLIVVIRIVMSQKNSVSNQ from the coding sequence ATGACAGCAAAAATAAAATGGAACAACGTGTATCTTCTGTTTACCTCGCAGGCGCTGTTTCAGACTGCATCCATATTGGTAATTACGCTTTCGGGTGTGGTAGGCTTACAAATGGCTCCCGATAAAAACCTGGCGACCTTGCCATTGGCAATGATTACCGTAGGTACGGCAGGTATGATGATACCCGCATCCCTCATCATTAGAAAATTAGGTCAGCGCAATGCCTTTATGATAGGTACGCTGATAGGCGTTTTGTCGGGTTTGGTTTCGTGGTACGCCATTATCCAAAATTCCTTTTGGCTGTTTTCAGTAGGTAATATGCTCATTGGTGCTTATCAGGGCTTTTCGCAATACTACCGTTTTGCGGCGGCAGATGCCGTTCCCGACAATGCGAAAAGCAAGGCAATTTCTTTCGTTATTGCGGGTGGCGTTGTTGCGGCTTTCGCCGGACCCAACTTAGCGAGGTTTACACAACATTTAGGGGCGGTTCCTTACGCTTATTCCTACTTTTCCATTATCCTGTTAAGTGTGGTCGCTTTGGGCGTTGTTTCCTTTCTAAAGCTGCAAAGAACATCTGCGGTACAAACCAAGGAAGCAGTTAAGAAAGGTCGCCCGTTAAAAGAAATCATTAAGAATAAAGATACCATCCTTGCAATACTGGCATCATCTACCGCATTTGCCGTAATGGGAATGTCAATGACCGTTACACCGATAGCGATGCATAGTGTAGGACATTCGTCAGATAGTTCAGCAACGGTTATCCAATGGCACGTATTAGGTATGTTCCTGCCTTCGTTCTTTACAGGTATGCTCATTCAGAAATTCGGTGTTTACCGTATCATTATTTCAGGCTTGGCGATTTTGTCCCTGTACATCGTTATTGCCCTGATGGGAACAGGCTTTGTACATTTCGTTTCTGCATTGTTTATTGTGGGCTTAGGTTGGAACTTCCTGTTTATCGGTGGTTCATCCTTGCTAACCAAAGTGTACAGACCTGAAGAGAAAGAAAAAACGCAGGCTTTCCACGATTTCACGGTTTTTGCAGTAATCAGTATAGCGAGCTTCTTCGCAGGCGGCTTGTTTAATTACTGGGGTTGGAACGGCGTAAACATTGCATTGATACCGATGCTTATCATCACATTGATAGTCGTTATCAGGATTGTTATGAGCCAAAAGAACAGCGTTAGCAATCAGTAA
- a CDS encoding DUF4134 domain-containing protein has translation MMKNFIRKNVTKKKVLTLALVMLAMTPMLAQGGATAISNAASDIKDYWDPIKLILKAVGGLVGFIGGLRVYNKWTNGDQDVNKEILGYGGAMIFLIVVPEFVTAFFA, from the coding sequence ATGATGAAAAATTTTATCAGAAAAAACGTGACAAAAAAGAAAGTTCTAACCCTTGCCTTGGTGATGCTGGCAATGACCCCGATGCTTGCGCAGGGCGGAGCGACCGCCATCTCCAATGCCGCTTCCGACATTAAGGACTATTGGGACCCCATCAAGCTGATATTAAAGGCAGTCGGTGGACTCGTAGGATTTATCGGAGGATTGAGGGTGTACAACAAATGGACGAACGGCGACCAGGATGTCAACAAAGAAATCCTCGGCTACGGCGGTGCGATGATCTTCCTTATCGTGGTTCCGGAATTTGTAACCGCATTCTTTGCTTAA
- a CDS encoding heavy metal-binding domain-containing protein yields MNTHQHANHDSAYACPMHPEVTGNKGDKCPKCGMALTPVNNKKSQFDVKVAADPQNVQTGKPTNLSIAVTKHGKNVPLEVVHEMKMHLLVVNEELTWFDHIHPEEQADGSYKVSETFPEAGKYLLFTDYKPNGAEGEVNKQTIDVKGTASAQTTELKTKLVSTVDGFTVTLLNGEDFKTNRNQGLQFSVEKEGKKLAEEDMQNYLGATAHIVMISKADKDFLHIHPVSKENFPIYAETLIKKAGLYRVWVQFKIDNVVHTADFTITVSEGEKSEEDHSHHAHKH; encoded by the coding sequence ATGAATACACATCAGCACGCAAATCACGACAGCGCATACGCTTGTCCGATGCACCCGGAAGTAACAGGAAACAAAGGCGATAAATGCCCTAAATGTGGTATGGCTTTGACACCTGTTAACAATAAGAAAAGCCAGTTTGACGTAAAAGTGGCTGCCGACCCGCAAAATGTCCAAACAGGCAAACCGACAAACTTATCCATTGCCGTTACAAAACACGGTAAAAATGTACCGTTGGAAGTAGTGCACGAAATGAAAATGCACCTTTTGGTGGTGAATGAGGAGCTGACCTGGTTTGACCATATCCACCCCGAAGAACAGGCAGACGGTTCTTACAAGGTTTCAGAAACATTCCCGGAAGCAGGCAAATACCTGTTATTTACGGACTACAAACCGAACGGAGCCGAGGGAGAGGTCAATAAGCAAACCATTGACGTAAAAGGTACGGCATCAGCCCAAACCACCGAGTTAAAAACAAAGTTGGTTTCAACCGTAGATGGTTTTACGGTAACGCTGCTTAACGGCGAGGATTTCAAAACAAACAGAAATCAGGGCTTGCAATTTTCAGTAGAAAAGGAGGGCAAGAAATTAGCTGAAGAGGATATGCAGAACTATCTCGGAGCGACTGCCCATATCGTAATGATAAGCAAAGCCGATAAGGATTTTCTACATATACACCCCGTTTCAAAAGAAAATTTCCCAATCTATGCCGAAACGCTTATCAAAAAAGCGGGGCTTTACAGAGTATGGGTACAGTTCAAAATAGACAACGTGGTGCATACGGCAGATTTCACGATTACCGTATCAGAGGGAGAAAAATCGGAAGAAGACCACAGCCATCACGCCCACAAACATTAA
- a CDS encoding DUF4133 domain-containing protein, with protein sequence MGYYLYKGLKKPLVFFGLKGKYIIYAVAVIGAGVVAALLLSKFGLLGSLLGLLVTAGGVYLIFKRQDKNGLYDKTKNFDQIFIFPKRLNNKRFLKDGKDKETGI encoded by the coding sequence ATGGGATACTACCTTTACAAGGGGCTCAAAAAACCCCTTGTATTCTTCGGACTCAAAGGAAAGTACATCATTTATGCGGTAGCCGTCATCGGCGCAGGTGTGGTCGCGGCACTCCTCTTATCCAAATTCGGATTGCTGGGTTCCCTGTTAGGTTTATTGGTAACCGCGGGAGGAGTCTACCTCATTTTCAAGAGGCAGGACAAAAACGGACTCTACGACAAGACCAAAAATTTTGACCAGATATTCATTTTCCCCAAAAGACTCAACAACAAAAGATTTTTAAAAGATGGTAAAGACAAAGAAACAGGCATTTGA